In Spirosoma aureum, a single genomic region encodes these proteins:
- the rpiB gene encoding ribose 5-phosphate isomerase B, producing the protein MPERIALGADHAGFTYKEAIKTWLEDRNYTVTDFGTYSGDSADYADFAHPVASAVETGQAECGILICGSGQGVAMTANKHQNIRAALVWQPAIAELTRQHNDANVLCLPERFISLADALQSVQLFLNTEFEGGRHQRRVGKIAC; encoded by the coding sequence ATGCCTGAACGCATTGCACTCGGCGCCGATCATGCCGGATTTACCTACAAGGAAGCTATTAAAACATGGCTCGAAGATCGGAACTATACCGTAACTGATTTCGGAACGTATTCTGGAGATTCTGCTGATTACGCCGATTTCGCACACCCTGTCGCATCGGCAGTCGAAACAGGTCAGGCCGAGTGTGGCATTCTGATTTGTGGAAGTGGCCAGGGGGTAGCCATGACGGCCAATAAGCACCAGAACATACGGGCTGCTCTGGTGTGGCAACCGGCTATTGCCGAACTAACCCGTCAGCACAATGACGCTAATGTATTGTGCCTGCCTGAGCGATTTATTTCACTGGCTGATGCCCTTCAGTCCGTACAACTTTTTTTGAACACCGAATTTGAAGGTGGCCGTCACCAGCGACGGGTTGGTAAAATTGCCTGTTAG
- a CDS encoding pyridoxal phosphate-dependent aminotransferase: MDEILKSDRLTHLKYDIRGPVYEKSLELESQGYKIISLNIGNPATFGFDAPDEIVHDIILNIRNAQGYSDSRGLFAARKAVMHHTQNIGLPGITINDIYIGNGVSELIMLSMQALLNEGDEVLIPTPDYPLWTASVAFCGGKPIHYVCDEAADWNPDLIDLESKITDRTRAIVVINPNNPTGAVYAKSVLEGIARIAERHKLIVFSDEIYDRILYDGTLHYPIAKMVNDTLCITMGGLSKNYRAAGFRGGWMIMSGARHRAKSYIEGLTLLASMRLCANVPTQYAIQTALGGYQSIKDLVIPAGRLYKQIMLAYNRMTAIPGVSCVKPRGALYIFPRLDLSQFNIADDEEFVYDLLTEQKVLVVAGTGFNYLDKNHFRIVCLPTVDELTIALDRIEAFLESRRK; the protein is encoded by the coding sequence ATGGATGAAATATTAAAAAGTGATCGACTTACGCATTTAAAGTACGACATTCGGGGGCCGGTTTATGAGAAATCGCTCGAGCTTGAAAGTCAGGGATATAAAATCATTAGCCTCAATATTGGCAATCCGGCGACATTCGGCTTCGATGCGCCCGACGAGATCGTTCACGACATCATCCTAAATATTCGTAATGCGCAGGGTTATTCTGACTCACGCGGGCTGTTTGCGGCCCGTAAGGCGGTTATGCACCATACCCAGAATATCGGCTTGCCCGGCATTACGATCAATGACATATACATCGGCAATGGTGTCAGTGAGCTGATCATGCTGTCGATGCAGGCTCTACTGAACGAAGGTGATGAGGTATTGATCCCAACGCCCGATTATCCACTCTGGACAGCATCAGTAGCCTTCTGTGGCGGCAAACCCATCCATTATGTTTGTGATGAAGCGGCTGACTGGAACCCCGATCTAATCGATCTGGAAAGTAAAATCACAGACAGAACACGGGCCATCGTTGTTATCAATCCCAACAACCCAACCGGTGCGGTCTACGCTAAATCCGTATTGGAAGGCATCGCCCGTATTGCCGAACGCCATAAACTTATCGTATTCTCCGACGAGATCTACGACCGGATTCTCTACGATGGAACCCTGCATTACCCGATTGCCAAGATGGTTAACGATACGCTCTGCATCACGATGGGTGGTTTATCGAAGAACTACCGGGCAGCTGGTTTCCGGGGTGGCTGGATGATCATGAGTGGCGCTAGGCATCGCGCCAAATCGTATATCGAGGGACTGACCTTATTGGCGAGTATGCGGCTGTGCGCCAATGTTCCGACCCAATACGCCATCCAAACCGCTCTTGGCGGCTATCAGAGTATCAAAGATTTAGTCATTCCAGCCGGTAGGCTCTACAAACAGATTATGCTGGCCTACAACCGCATGACCGCCATTCCGGGCGTGTCGTGCGTGAAACCCAGGGGTGCTTTGTATATTTTCCCAAGGCTTGATCTGAGCCAGTTCAACATCGCCGATGATGAAGAATTCGTCTACGATTTACTGACCGAGCAAAAAGTGCTGGTTGTAGCAGGAACTGGCTTCAATTACCTGGATAAGAACCACTTCCGTATCGTGTGTCTTCCTACAGTTGATGAACTAACCATAGCGTTGGATCGAATTGAAGCGTTTCTTGAAAGCCGCCGAAAATAG
- a CDS encoding lipocalin family protein, protein MKQQALLILFALFSIGFISACSKESEVPTASGPIVGQWDINRYVISNLPASYSTLNGTINSNLGTDTYTFRVDSTYSEDYSSSNGTSKGNEEGKWSLRDSVLTLRPTISTGQPPASYALKYLSATGELSTGPFKSSGSVQNPDTHLNETVTYTLEFFYRKRY, encoded by the coding sequence GTGAAACAACAAGCCTTACTTATCCTTTTCGCGTTATTTTCCATTGGTTTTATTAGTGCCTGCTCTAAAGAAAGCGAGGTGCCAACCGCTTCGGGCCCAATTGTCGGTCAATGGGATATTAACCGGTATGTTATTTCCAATCTTCCTGCATCCTACTCCACGTTAAACGGAACAATTAACAGTAATCTTGGCACGGATACCTACACATTTCGGGTTGACTCGACCTATTCGGAGGATTATTCCTCTTCCAACGGTACGTCAAAAGGAAATGAAGAAGGGAAATGGTCGTTACGGGACTCGGTATTAACACTCCGCCCTACTATATCGACGGGACAGCCGCCAGCTTCCTATGCCCTGAAGTATTTATCGGCTACCGGTGAACTATCTACAGGTCCGTTTAAATCTTCGGGAAGTGTCCAAAATCCAGATACGCATCTGAACGAGACGGTTACCTATACACTCGAATTCTTTTACCGGAAGCGTTATTGA
- a CDS encoding MBL fold metallo-hydrolase, whose product MLTLSACAPRYRGPVTDHFDGKKFFNPGMPERTSGGLLKWLLHRDKGPWPDQPDAFVGPRPATRIDGDSLVVTFVNHSTFLLQTSGLNILTDPVWSKRVGPTSWLGVKRKRPPGLRFEDLPPIDVVLLSHNHYDHLDLPTLRKLVKTHNPLFITPLGVSYLPKSVDGRTTREVDWNDTLRINRKLLLTCTQAQHFSNRGMGDRDETLWCGYLLHMDFGTIYFCGDSGYGPHFSHIAEQASRSATGSIKLALLPIGSYRPEWFMAPVHVSPAGAVQAFIDTKAQQAIGIHFGTFQQGDDGLFEPVTDLRKALHEKNIPENRFLVPQEGRAITFKK is encoded by the coding sequence ATGCTGACTCTTTCAGCCTGTGCACCCCGTTACAGAGGCCCTGTAACGGACCATTTCGACGGTAAAAAATTTTTTAATCCTGGCATGCCCGAACGGACATCGGGTGGACTCTTAAAATGGCTTCTGCATCGTGACAAGGGCCCGTGGCCAGATCAGCCTGATGCCTTTGTAGGCCCTCGTCCAGCTACCCGAATTGACGGTGATAGTCTGGTCGTTACATTCGTAAATCATTCTACATTCCTGCTCCAGACGAGTGGACTTAACATACTGACAGATCCGGTCTGGTCGAAACGAGTTGGTCCTACATCGTGGCTGGGTGTCAAGCGAAAACGACCTCCAGGATTACGTTTTGAGGACTTACCACCCATTGATGTTGTGTTGTTAAGCCACAATCATTACGACCATCTCGACCTACCGACCCTCAGGAAACTGGTAAAAACGCACAATCCACTTTTTATAACACCACTGGGCGTATCGTATCTACCCAAATCGGTAGACGGTCGCACAACGCGCGAAGTAGACTGGAATGACACCCTGCGTATAAACAGGAAACTGCTCTTAACCTGCACCCAGGCCCAACATTTCAGCAATCGGGGGATGGGCGATCGCGACGAAACACTCTGGTGCGGCTATCTGCTTCATATGGACTTTGGCACGATCTATTTCTGTGGCGACAGTGGCTATGGACCCCATTTCAGCCACATTGCTGAACAGGCCTCCCGCAGTGCAACGGGGTCGATCAAACTAGCACTGTTGCCTATTGGTTCCTATCGGCCCGAATGGTTTATGGCTCCAGTTCACGTATCGCCAGCCGGTGCCGTACAGGCGTTTATCGATACGAAAGCCCAACAGGCTATCGGCATTCATTTTGGCACTTTTCAACAGGGAGACGATGGCTTGTTCGAACCTGTCACAGATTTACGTAAAGCACTGCATGAGAAAAATATTCCGGAAAATCGATTTCTGGTACCTCAGGAAGGGCGGGCTATTACGTTTAAAAAATAG
- a CDS encoding methylated-DNA--[protein]-cysteine S-methyltransferase, whose amino-acid sequence MTTTIFDSPLGLVRVTGDEAGVSAISCVDVSPDEAVSINLPQPLERAVTQLTEYFAGTRQIFDFLMNPAGTAFQQTVWKALLDVPFGNTLSYLALTRRIGDEKAIRAVAAANGKNPLWIVVPCHRIIGSDGSLTGYAGGLWRKKWLLEHERGGSGQLSLF is encoded by the coding sequence ATGACAACAACCATTTTTGATTCCCCGCTTGGCCTTGTTCGTGTCACTGGCGATGAAGCTGGCGTTTCGGCCATTTCCTGTGTTGATGTTTCACCCGATGAAGCAGTATCGATCAATTTACCCCAGCCTCTTGAACGGGCAGTCACGCAGTTGACCGAATACTTCGCCGGAACGCGCCAAATATTTGATTTTTTAATGAACCCGGCGGGAACGGCTTTTCAGCAAACTGTCTGGAAAGCACTACTCGATGTTCCATTCGGCAACACGCTTTCCTATTTAGCGCTCACCCGACGTATTGGTGATGAGAAGGCCATCAGGGCTGTGGCGGCTGCGAACGGTAAAAATCCGCTTTGGATTGTTGTTCCGTGTCATCGCATTATTGGCTCTGATGGATCGCTGACCGGCTATGCAGGTGGACTCTGGCGAAAAAAATGGCTACTAGAGCATGAACGGGGCGGTTCAGGGCAATTGTCTTTGTTTTAA
- a CDS encoding glycine--tRNA ligase — MTEVKVSPATSLQDIIAHAKEYGFVFPSSEIYDGLQAVYDYGQNGVELKNNLKTLWWKAMTQLHDNVVGIDASIFMHPLTWKASGHVDSFNDPMIDNRDSKKRYRADQLIELKAESYENAGDVERGQALRNELGRLQSAEDMDGLRSLIIAEGIKDPVSGTDNWTEVRQFNLMFSTQVGSLAEDASLIYLRPETAQGIFVNFLNVQKTGRMKIPFGIAQIGKAFRNEIVARQFTFRMREFEQMEMQFFVRPGTEMDWYERWRDARMKFHQAVGLPAEKLKFHNHEKLAHYANAAVDIEYQFPFGFREMEGIHSRTDFDLKAHQELSRKKQQYFDNDVDPTTGKPYGNYIPYVVETSVGADRLFLAVFCNAFTKETVGEGEDQKERTYLKLHPALAPVKVAVFPLVRKDGLPEKAQEIVKSLRSEFRVVYEERDAIGKRYTRQDLIGTPFCVAVDYQSLDDNTVTIRYRDTTEQIRVPISELKARIGQEVSMERVLENM, encoded by the coding sequence ATGACAGAAGTGAAAGTTTCTCCGGCGACCTCATTACAGGATATTATCGCCCACGCCAAAGAATATGGCTTCGTATTTCCGTCCTCTGAAATCTACGATGGCCTACAGGCCGTGTATGACTACGGTCAGAACGGCGTCGAACTGAAAAATAATCTCAAAACGCTGTGGTGGAAGGCCATGACGCAACTTCACGACAACGTTGTCGGGATTGACGCGTCGATTTTCATGCACCCGCTCACCTGGAAAGCGTCGGGCCACGTTGATTCGTTCAATGACCCGATGATCGATAACCGCGATTCGAAAAAACGCTATCGGGCTGATCAGCTTATTGAACTCAAAGCAGAATCGTACGAAAACGCTGGTGATGTAGAGCGTGGTCAGGCCTTACGCAACGAACTTGGTCGTTTGCAAAGCGCAGAGGATATGGATGGCCTTCGCAGCCTGATTATTGCCGAAGGTATTAAAGATCCTGTTTCGGGTACTGACAACTGGACTGAGGTTCGTCAGTTCAACCTGATGTTCTCAACGCAGGTCGGTTCGCTGGCTGAAGACGCCAGTTTGATTTATCTCCGTCCCGAAACCGCGCAGGGTATTTTTGTGAATTTCCTGAATGTTCAGAAAACAGGCCGGATGAAAATTCCGTTCGGGATTGCGCAGATCGGGAAAGCTTTCCGGAATGAAATCGTAGCCCGCCAGTTTACATTCCGTATGCGCGAATTTGAGCAGATGGAAATGCAGTTTTTCGTTCGCCCTGGCACCGAAATGGACTGGTATGAACGCTGGCGCGATGCACGAATGAAGTTCCATCAGGCGGTTGGACTTCCGGCTGAAAAACTCAAATTCCACAACCACGAAAAACTGGCTCATTATGCCAATGCGGCTGTGGATATTGAATATCAGTTCCCATTTGGTTTCCGCGAAATGGAAGGTATTCACTCCCGAACTGATTTTGACCTGAAAGCACATCAGGAACTGAGCCGTAAAAAGCAGCAGTACTTCGATAACGATGTTGATCCGACCACTGGAAAGCCATATGGAAACTATATTCCCTACGTTGTTGAAACATCGGTTGGTGCCGATCGGCTATTCCTGGCCGTTTTCTGTAATGCATTCACGAAAGAAACCGTCGGCGAAGGGGAGGACCAAAAAGAGCGTACGTATCTGAAACTGCACCCCGCCCTGGCACCTGTGAAAGTGGCTGTGTTTCCACTTGTGCGTAAAGATGGTCTGCCTGAAAAAGCACAGGAAATTGTTAAGAGCTTACGATCGGAGTTTCGGGTTGTTTATGAAGAACGCGATGCTATCGGTAAGCGCTATACGCGTCAGGACCTGATTGGTACGCCGTTCTGTGTTGCTGTCGATTATCAATCGCTCGACGATAATACGGTTACGATCCGTTATCGGGATACGACCGAACAAATCCGGGTGCCGATCAGTGAACTGAAAGCTCGTATAGGGCAGGAGGTTTCAATGGAGCGAGTACTGGAGAATATGTAA
- a CDS encoding LytR/AlgR family response regulator transcription factor produces MTYASSVVSSARTSPVEWPPLKLYLRETGRQSFPVSDLVYMQAVANYSWLNWMDGRRMLMPRTLKYYMPKLPTEWFIRLHRNCVVNRRYVERLERTDTGGLVHLTTGDVLPVSRRRWSSVRRQLVNNMPHLN; encoded by the coding sequence ATGACCTATGCATCATCTGTCGTATCTTCGGCACGTACTTCACCAGTCGAATGGCCACCGCTAAAATTGTATCTACGTGAGACAGGACGTCAATCTTTTCCCGTTTCTGATCTGGTCTACATGCAGGCGGTTGCCAATTACAGCTGGCTGAACTGGATGGATGGTCGCCGAATGTTGATGCCCCGCACACTGAAATATTATATGCCCAAATTACCAACCGAATGGTTTATCCGGTTACACCGCAACTGTGTGGTTAATCGTCGGTATGTTGAGCGGTTGGAGCGTACCGACACGGGCGGCCTGGTTCACCTGACAACGGGCGATGTATTGCCCGTATCACGTCGGCGGTGGAGTAGCGTTCGGCGTCAGTTAGTTAATAATATGCCACACTTGAATTAG
- a CDS encoding hybrid sensor histidine kinase/response regulator transcription factor, translating to MHRRAQWLYTLLFLVVAGYSGWAEVPGTDYLTTQNGLPQGVIKSMLQDHRGFIWLATRDGLCRYDGVRFKTYHHDPHNAQSPSFSSIFEIREDVQGTLWTRTENNNVDHFNPVTEQTQRVSDSPAFRKIVNRNLLTSIYPDRRGNVWVATQTNGFFRLSSTGAISHRNWSIKNDTVQHRIDALLVDRHGYLWVATSDGLYRYDPAAQQFTVFRTVNGLPRNDVRGLRERTNGELILSFPGQIAVFNPNGGITRRIIPIVDQPLEPPLLTGDYRGNDYVNLFQYTDQAGLIPLPTYPQLVHSHPQSMLVDQSNVLWMGTNGKGVVKYDLNKRPFQGWPYAINFQIDWINQQLGIPITTIPPDVRRQDPISLRYQFDRQKNLWIGGLKAPLYRYSAAQHQFDAIPPTGIAPRWLPGGLFRLSTLTIGPEGELWGLLGSDARAAVRYDQAQQSFTAFPLPLPVGHPYEIMAMTVDGGRIYLATQNHGLLRADLADKRLIHWRENPNDPNALPINSLLSLAQDPAHYNFLWIGTYGNGLCRLDKHTGKIRSFTVRNGLPNNVVYGIRPDADGHLWLSTNRGLCRFDTRTFEVRNYTTDDGLPSDEFNRFHDITLSDGRIIFGGSNGYTAFYPRRVIDDHFKPVVALTALRINNQPVGVTDPESPLSQDINETREITLNHQQNFLSFDFAALQFNHSGKNQYRYKLIGLDNDWIYNGNQATATYTNLPPATYTFIVNASNTSGVWSPNTRQIRIVIRPAPWATWWAYTGYALLLLGAIVAFVRIRINRVRLQSRMELREQESVQLKNIDEIKSRFFANITHEFRTPLTLILTPLEQLLREVSDPQHNNRLAMVHRNASQLLRLINELLDLAKLETGTLTVTPTQGDLAEFLERTITAFDPEAQRKGIRLRVHYQLAQRLYWFDSDKVEKILNNLLANALKFTDKNGTIDVDFFTSGGPNLPASVDSPIPGSMLRLIVKDTGIGIPDHKLPLIFNRFYQANQTDKPDLIGSGIGLALVKELVDIMQGTILVESQSGKGSVFTVEIPCQPAHSAGTLTDLSIDNPDLVLEPSLTGLYDTNTTSDDLPHLLLVEDNDEIAEFVTDILRADWHIQRASNGQQGIDAALADGPDLVISDVLMPELDGYELCRQLKSNPITNHIPILLLTAKSSIESRVEGLAAGADDYLAKPFQIDELRWRVKNRLEQQRRFSQHFRTRLLSEGHVPTVSSVPEDEFMNKVYAVLNARLGDSTFGVEPMAAAVNMSRMHLNRKVKAMTGLSPNELIRAVRLNRASEMLLTNVSISDVAYAVGFDTPAYFSKVFKEQHGLTPSEYVEQNRQKSPQS from the coding sequence ATGCATAGGCGCGCACAGTGGCTATATACTTTACTTTTTCTTGTTGTTGCTGGCTATTCAGGATGGGCTGAAGTGCCCGGTACCGATTACCTGACTACACAGAATGGTTTGCCACAGGGGGTCATTAAATCGATGTTACAGGATCACCGTGGCTTTATCTGGCTGGCCACCCGCGATGGTCTGTGCCGATATGATGGTGTCCGGTTTAAAACGTATCATCACGACCCGCATAATGCGCAATCGCCGTCTTTCAGCAGTATTTTTGAAATTCGGGAAGATGTACAGGGAACGCTTTGGACACGTACTGAAAATAACAATGTCGATCATTTTAATCCTGTTACTGAGCAAACACAACGAGTTTCAGACTCGCCGGCTTTTCGTAAAATCGTAAACAGGAACCTACTCACCTCAATTTATCCCGATCGACGCGGCAATGTATGGGTAGCAACGCAAACTAATGGCTTTTTTCGACTCAGTTCCACAGGAGCCATTAGCCACCGAAACTGGTCAATAAAAAACGATACCGTTCAACATCGAATTGATGCCTTACTCGTTGATCGTCATGGTTATCTTTGGGTAGCCACCTCCGACGGTCTGTACCGATATGACCCGGCTGCACAACAATTCACAGTTTTCCGTACTGTAAACGGCTTACCCCGTAACGATGTTCGCGGGCTTCGCGAACGCACCAATGGCGAGCTAATCCTGAGTTTTCCGGGTCAAATTGCCGTGTTCAACCCAAACGGTGGCATTACCCGCCGAATAATTCCAATCGTCGATCAACCGCTTGAGCCACCCTTACTTACTGGCGACTACCGAGGGAATGATTATGTCAATCTTTTCCAGTACACAGACCAGGCTGGCTTGATTCCACTCCCAACCTACCCTCAACTGGTGCATAGCCACCCCCAGTCAATGCTGGTCGATCAGTCCAATGTACTCTGGATGGGCACAAATGGAAAAGGCGTTGTCAAATACGATCTTAATAAACGACCATTTCAGGGATGGCCCTACGCCATTAATTTTCAAATCGATTGGATTAACCAGCAGCTAGGCATACCCATTACAACCATTCCGCCAGATGTTAGGCGGCAGGACCCTATTTCGCTCAGGTATCAATTTGACCGACAAAAAAATCTGTGGATCGGGGGTTTAAAAGCTCCTTTATATCGCTACAGTGCAGCCCAGCATCAGTTTGATGCCATTCCGCCAACGGGCATTGCCCCGCGCTGGTTACCGGGTGGATTATTTCGTCTCTCGACATTAACCATTGGACCCGAAGGCGAATTATGGGGACTTCTGGGCTCCGATGCACGGGCAGCGGTACGTTATGATCAGGCTCAGCAATCATTTACAGCTTTTCCATTGCCATTGCCCGTGGGCCATCCCTATGAAATAATGGCGATGACAGTAGACGGTGGCCGTATCTATTTAGCAACCCAAAATCATGGATTACTTCGGGCCGATCTGGCCGATAAGCGACTGATACACTGGCGGGAGAACCCTAACGATCCTAATGCGTTACCAATTAATTCATTACTTAGCCTAGCCCAGGACCCTGCCCATTATAATTTTCTGTGGATCGGAACATATGGTAATGGGCTGTGTCGTTTGGATAAACATACCGGCAAAATTCGCAGCTTTACCGTTCGAAACGGTCTGCCCAATAACGTCGTTTATGGCATTCGTCCTGATGCTGACGGCCATCTCTGGCTTAGCACAAACCGGGGGCTTTGCCGGTTTGATACGCGCACGTTCGAAGTGCGAAACTATACGACCGATGATGGGTTGCCCAGCGACGAATTCAATCGTTTTCATGACATCACTTTATCCGATGGGCGCATCATTTTTGGGGGGAGTAATGGCTATACAGCATTCTATCCGCGTCGAGTCATCGACGATCATTTCAAGCCCGTTGTTGCTCTAACCGCATTGCGTATCAACAACCAGCCGGTCGGTGTAACGGACCCCGAATCACCTCTTTCGCAGGATATTAACGAAACGCGCGAAATCACGCTTAACCATCAGCAAAACTTTTTATCGTTCGATTTTGCGGCTTTACAATTCAACCATAGCGGCAAAAACCAGTATCGATACAAATTGATTGGGCTCGATAATGACTGGATTTATAATGGTAATCAGGCAACGGCTACTTACACAAATCTGCCACCTGCCACGTACACATTCATCGTTAATGCCTCAAACACATCAGGAGTCTGGAGCCCTAATACGCGTCAAATTCGAATAGTAATCAGGCCCGCGCCCTGGGCAACCTGGTGGGCTTATACCGGATACGCCCTATTATTGCTGGGGGCTATCGTCGCTTTCGTGCGGATTCGCATCAATCGGGTTCGTTTGCAAAGTCGCATGGAATTGCGGGAGCAGGAATCCGTACAGTTGAAAAATATTGACGAGATCAAATCCCGATTCTTTGCCAACATTACGCATGAGTTTCGTACGCCATTAACGCTTATTCTGACTCCGCTTGAACAATTATTGAGGGAGGTCAGCGATCCACAGCATAATAACCGCCTGGCCATGGTTCATCGGAATGCCAGTCAATTATTACGGCTCATTAACGAACTGCTTGATCTGGCTAAACTCGAAACGGGTACGCTGACGGTTACGCCAACCCAGGGTGACTTAGCCGAATTTCTGGAGCGTACCATTACCGCATTTGACCCGGAAGCACAGCGAAAAGGCATTAGGTTGCGGGTTCATTATCAGTTAGCGCAACGATTATACTGGTTCGACTCCGACAAGGTCGAAAAGATTCTGAATAACCTTCTGGCCAATGCATTAAAGTTTACCGATAAAAATGGCACCATTGACGTTGATTTTTTCACCTCTGGGGGACCCAATCTCCCGGCATCGGTCGACTCACCAATACCGGGTAGTATGCTCAGATTAATCGTCAAGGATACAGGAATTGGCATTCCGGACCATAAACTTCCCCTCATTTTCAATCGTTTTTATCAGGCTAATCAGACAGATAAGCCAGATTTGATTGGATCAGGTATTGGCCTGGCTTTAGTGAAAGAGTTGGTCGATATAATGCAGGGTACCATTCTGGTAGAGAGCCAGTCTGGAAAAGGATCTGTATTCACGGTCGAGATTCCCTGTCAGCCAGCACATTCCGCAGGAACGTTGACCGACTTATCCATCGACAATCCAGATCTTGTGCTGGAACCGAGCCTGACAGGGCTTTACGACACAAACACGACTTCCGACGATCTGCCCCATCTGTTATTGGTAGAAGATAATGACGAAATAGCTGAATTTGTGACTGATATTCTCCGTGCTGACTGGCATATTCAGCGCGCGAGCAACGGTCAGCAGGGCATTGATGCTGCCCTTGCCGACGGCCCCGATCTGGTCATTAGTGATGTATTGATGCCTGAACTGGATGGCTACGAACTATGTCGGCAATTAAAAAGCAATCCAATTACTAATCATATCCCAATTCTGCTGCTAACCGCTAAATCGTCCATCGAAAGTCGGGTAGAAGGCCTGGCAGCGGGAGCTGATGATTACCTGGCAAAACCATTTCAGATCGATGAACTCCGCTGGCGCGTTAAAAATCGCCTGGAACAACAACGTCGGTTCAGTCAGCACTTCCGAACGAGACTGTTGAGCGAAGGGCATGTTCCCACAGTCAGTTCCGTTCCAGAAGATGAGTTTATGAATAAAGTCTATGCAGTTCTTAACGCCCGGCTTGGCGATTCAACGTTTGGGGTAGAGCCCATGGCCGCAGCCGTCAACATGAGTCGCATGCACCTTAACCGAAAAGTGAAAGCCATGACTGGTCTTTCGCCTAATGAACTGATTCGGGCAGTTCGGTTAAACCGGGCTAGTGAAATGCTTCTAACGAACGTTTCCATTTCAGACGTGGCCTATGCTGTTGGCTTCGATACACCTGCTTACTTCTCAAAAGTATTTAAAGAGCAGCATGGCCTTACGCCTTCAGAATACGTCGAGCAGAATCGACAGAAGTCGCCACAAAGCTAA
- a CDS encoding SRPBCC family protein has translation MHLLLKTRVNQPLTKVWQGFNSSLFDRLSPPFPPVDVIRFDGCLKGDVVHLRLNFLLFRQDWISLIVDQQTTDNEIYFVDQGTRLPFFLAYWQHHHRLLRNSDGGTIVIDDIVFRTPYRLTDLLIYPLLWLLFAYRKPIYKRTFK, from the coding sequence ATGCATCTCTTGCTAAAAACCCGTGTTAACCAGCCCCTGACCAAAGTTTGGCAGGGATTTAACAGTTCATTGTTTGATCGACTTAGTCCACCATTTCCGCCTGTTGATGTTATCCGGTTTGATGGTTGTCTGAAAGGAGACGTCGTTCATTTGCGGCTTAATTTCCTGCTTTTTAGGCAGGACTGGATTAGCCTGATTGTTGACCAGCAGACAACTGATAACGAAATCTATTTTGTTGATCAGGGGACGCGTCTTCCTTTTTTTCTGGCTTACTGGCAGCACCATCATCGACTTTTACGCAATTCGGACGGGGGTACTATTGTCATTGATGATATCGTTTTTCGTACGCCATACCGGTTGACTGATCTTTTGATTTATCCGCTACTATGGCTCCTGTTTGCGTATCGAAAACCGATCTATAAACGAACATTTAAGTAA